The nucleotide sequence GGCGGAATATAATATCCTGCGGATATCGCACTGTTTATGAACCCTATAATTGTCAGCCAAGGCTGAGAAAATGATGATTCAAGGACAAATAATTTTGCCCAGAATCCCAATATGGGTGGAATACCCAGTAAGCTTAGAAGCAAAATAGTCATTGAAAAGGCTAAAACTCTATCCCCGCTACTCATTCCTCTAAAACTCTCAAAATAACTACTGCCCGTTATTTTCTCCACATGGCTCAGTGAAACGAATAGTCCTGCCTGAGCGATTGAATAGGATAAAAGATAGACCATTAAACCGGATATAGCTATATTCATGTTTACAGGCAACATTGCTATTCCAATTACCATAAAACCTACCTGCGTTATACTACTGTAGGCTAAAATTTGAGCGAAGTCCTTTCTTGAAAACGCAGATATATTACCGAAAATTAAGCTAAGCACAGAAATTATGGAGAAGAGGATAACAACAGTGAGATATATTACCTGGGAAGAAGAGTTATCCTGTATCAAATAGTATAGAATTACTAATAATGGCTCTATTCCTACTATCTTACCTACACTTGATACGAAACCCACAGAGAACCTGTCTGCCAACGAATATACTTCTGGTAACCATCCTTGAAAAGGAAATGCGCCTATCTTAAAGAGAAAAGCTATAGAGAAGAATATTATTGATAGGACAATTAATGGTTGATATGATATAACTGGATCAAGGTATAATGTATTTCCAGCCGTCACAAAAAATGCTAGACCAATAATCATTAGGGAACTTGACAGTAGACCCATTACCAAATACTTGACACCAGCCTCAACAGACTGGTAATCTTTCTTTAACATTGCTATAACATAAGTTGCTGCAGAAGCAATAGCCCAAGAAGCGAAAATCACCAGAACGTTATAAGCAAAG is from Sulfolobus acidocaldarius DSM 639 and encodes:
- the nuoN gene encoding NADH-quinone oxidoreductase subunit NuoN; translation: MLSEYLPIIIPSVFLVIPSIAILYMEKRFSTAVYTAVIGLLISFLSFTLFFSLGYYNYGVFNNALYLTKFGYFIAISSLIATILVVLGSSNDLKNWETGTSFLSLSLLTNIGVIYLAFAYNVLVIFASWAIASAATYVIAMLKKDYQSVEAGVKYLVMGLLSSSLMIIGLAFFVTAGNTLYLDPVISYQPLIVLSIIFFSIAFLFKIGAFPFQGWLPEVYSLADRFSVGFVSSVGKIVGIEPLLVILYYLIQDNSSSQVIYLTVVILFSIISVLSLIFGNISAFSRKDFAQILAYSSITQVGFMVIGIAMLPVNMNIAISGLMVYLLSYSIAQAGLFVSLSHVEKITGSSYFESFRGMSSGDRVLAFSMTILLLSLLGIPPILGFWAKLFVLESSFSQPWLTIIGFINSAISAGYYIPPIREIFREGQFKKVDSPERDSVIVAAVLSIALGIISPLIFGVLV